Proteins from a genomic interval of Chroococcidiopsis thermalis PCC 7203:
- a CDS encoding response regulator: MPSKRILLIDDEQRLSRVIETCLRKLGGWTVLTAQSGSEGLQKAQTQQPDAILLDVMMPDLDGIALFRELQENPATQAIPVILLTAKVQPVDRESYARLGVVGTIAKPFDPLQLANQIAETLGWQI; encoded by the coding sequence ATGCCATCCAAACGCATTCTTCTAATTGACGATGAACAACGCCTTTCTAGAGTGATTGAGACGTGTTTGAGAAAACTAGGAGGTTGGACAGTATTAACGGCACAATCGGGCAGCGAGGGTTTGCAAAAGGCACAGACCCAACAGCCCGATGCCATTTTGTTAGATGTAATGATGCCCGATCTAGATGGAATTGCTTTGTTTCGGGAGCTACAAGAGAATCCAGCTACTCAAGCGATTCCTGTAATTTTGCTAACTGCCAAAGTACAGCCTGTTGACCGTGAAAGCTACGCTCGCTTGGGTGTTGTTGGAACGATCGCTAAACCTTTCGATCCATTACAGCTAGCAAATCAGATTGCTGAGACTCTGGGTTGGCAAATTTAG
- a CDS encoding ferredoxin reductase family protein, giving the protein MRSLLMKNPLTIGVSWIGLYLLLTVLPLLILLFYPPTPSDTRTFWIEFSVALGFIGLAMMVLQFALTARINCVEASYGVDLILQFHRYTSIVAFGFILLHPVILFIDQPETLQLLNFFQAPWRARFAVIGTLALIVLIVTSIWRKQLNIPYEPWRILHGIMAVLAVGFGLAHALGVSYYLSLFWKAVLWGGIALVALWLLVYIRLVKPWMMLRKPYLVETVTPQRGDVWNLVLRPRGHEGLHFQPGQFAWITLQISPFRMREHPFSFASSAEKPDRIEFGIKALGDFTKTIKDVKPGTKAFLDGPYGVFTSDRYENTAGFIFIAGGIGITPIYSILLTLADRNDERPLTLIYSSKTREDITYREEIEALKDRLDLTVIHVLREPPDNWSGESGYVDKELLKRYIPKRPATRNYFICAAPKMMDQVEQALHDLDVPVTHVHMEHYNLV; this is encoded by the coding sequence ATGCGAAGCTTATTAATGAAAAATCCATTGACGATCGGAGTCTCATGGATTGGGCTATATCTGTTACTCACGGTTTTACCTCTACTGATTCTGCTGTTCTACCCTCCCACACCCAGCGACACGCGAACTTTTTGGATTGAGTTTTCTGTCGCTCTCGGTTTCATCGGGTTAGCAATGATGGTGCTGCAATTCGCCTTAACTGCCCGTATTAACTGTGTGGAAGCTTCTTATGGAGTTGACCTGATCCTCCAATTTCATCGCTATACTTCTATCGTTGCTTTCGGTTTTATTCTGCTGCATCCGGTGATTTTGTTTATCGACCAGCCGGAGACATTACAACTTCTTAACTTTTTTCAGGCTCCCTGGCGAGCTAGATTTGCCGTTATCGGAACGCTGGCTTTGATCGTGCTGATTGTCACTTCTATCTGGCGCAAGCAACTCAACATACCTTACGAGCCTTGGCGGATTCTGCATGGAATTATGGCAGTTCTTGCAGTTGGTTTCGGTCTAGCACATGCTCTTGGTGTGAGTTACTATCTCAGCTTGTTCTGGAAAGCAGTTCTTTGGGGTGGAATTGCTCTTGTCGCCTTGTGGCTGTTGGTTTATATCCGCTTGGTGAAACCTTGGATGATGTTGAGAAAGCCTTACTTGGTAGAAACAGTCACTCCCCAAAGAGGCGACGTTTGGAATTTGGTACTGCGTCCTAGAGGACATGAAGGATTGCATTTTCAACCAGGTCAATTTGCTTGGATTACCTTGCAAATTTCACCGTTTCGGATGCGGGAACACCCGTTTTCCTTTGCTTCGAGTGCGGAAAAGCCCGATCGCATCGAATTTGGGATTAAGGCATTAGGAGATTTTACCAAGACAATCAAAGATGTCAAACCTGGCACTAAAGCCTTTCTTGATGGTCCCTACGGTGTTTTTACTAGCGATCGCTACGAGAATACAGCAGGGTTTATCTTCATTGCTGGTGGAATTGGCATTACACCAATTTACAGCATACTCCTGACTCTAGCCGATCGCAATGACGAACGACCGTTAACTTTAATCTATTCCAGCAAGACTAGGGAGGATATTACCTATCGCGAAGAAATTGAAGCACTCAAAGACAGATTAGATCTAACAGTCATCCACGTTCTAAGAGAACCGCCCGATAATTGGTCGGGAGAATCGGGATATGTAGATAAAGAGCTATTAAAACGCTACATTCCTAAACGTCCAGCTACGCGCAATTATTTTATTTGTGCTGCACCAAAAATGATGGATCAAGTCGAGCAAGCTCTGCACGATCTAGATGTACCCGTAACTCACGTTCATATGGAACATTACAATCTTGTTTGA
- a CDS encoding superoxide dismutase, with translation MRIRSLLKVNKWFVVGFLLTIVLAIGQPLLLAQAQTSTAISQVSPVTQQSRPVASPKEELSANPAQLPPLPYEYNALEKAIDAKTMKLHHDEHHATYVEELNSALKKYPDLRNRSVETMLRDLDGIPEAIRTTVQNNGGGHLNHTIFWQIMSPKGGGQPTGQIAQEINKTFGSFEKFREQFNAAGGDRFGSGWVWLVRNAKGQLEITSMPNQDNPIMKDRYPIMGNDVWEHAYYLRYQNRRAEYLNNWWNVVNWEEINRRWQASSQQQ, from the coding sequence ATGAGAATTCGCTCTCTACTCAAAGTAAATAAATGGTTTGTCGTTGGGTTTTTACTCACAATCGTGTTAGCTATTGGTCAACCATTACTGCTAGCACAGGCGCAGACTTCTACAGCCATATCGCAAGTATCGCCTGTAACCCAGCAGTCCCGTCCCGTAGCTTCACCCAAAGAAGAACTGAGCGCCAATCCAGCACAATTACCACCATTACCATACGAATACAATGCTTTGGAAAAAGCCATTGATGCCAAAACCATGAAGCTGCATCATGACGAGCATCATGCAACTTATGTCGAAGAGCTGAATAGCGCCCTGAAAAAATATCCCGATTTACGTAATAGAAGCGTAGAAACGATGTTGCGCGATTTGGATGGCATACCAGAAGCAATCCGCACTACTGTACAAAATAATGGCGGCGGTCATCTCAACCATACAATTTTTTGGCAAATTATGAGTCCCAAAGGAGGGGGACAACCCACAGGACAAATTGCTCAAGAAATTAACAAAACCTTCGGTAGCTTTGAAAAGTTTAGAGAACAATTCAATGCAGCAGGAGGCGATCGCTTTGGTAGCGGTTGGGTTTGGCTGGTGCGTAATGCTAAAGGACAACTGGAGATTACGAGTATGCCAAATCAAGACAATCCCATTATGAAAGATCGGTATCCAATTATGGGTAATGACGTATGGGAACACGCTTACTACCTGAGATACCAAAACCGTCGAGCGGAGTATTTAAATAATTGGTGGAATGTTGTTAACTGGGAAGAAATAAACCGCAGATGGCAAGCTTCATCACAACAGCAATAG
- a CDS encoding phage holin family protein — MINLILSWLVTTISFLIIARLPFLGIEIDNLGKAAIAAAVFGILNAILLPVLTILALPFILITLGLFLFVVNSIIFELAAAIVPGFRLRYGFWSSTMGSLALAVINSILMAIVPPII, encoded by the coding sequence ATGATAAACCTCATTCTCAGTTGGTTAGTCACGACTATTAGTTTTTTAATTATCGCTCGATTACCTTTTTTGGGGATTGAGATTGATAACCTTGGTAAAGCAGCAATAGCTGCCGCTGTATTTGGCATTCTGAATGCTATTTTACTGCCCGTGCTAACCATTCTTGCTTTGCCATTTATTCTGATTACATTAGGGTTATTCTTGTTTGTTGTAAATTCCATTATTTTTGAATTAGCTGCGGCTATAGTGCCAGGGTTTCGCTTACGTTACGGCTTTTGGAGTTCTACAATGGGTTCGCTGGCTCTAGCAGTTATTAACTCTATCCTCATGGCAATTGTGCCACCAATTATTTAG
- a CDS encoding PQQ-dependent sugar dehydrogenase: MKLNVNLGWIFFGCTLLIGIALPASSQQPQQQQIERMEGYLATPQQLKFDESLLKQLNLPAGFEINVFAKDLGNPRNLAIAPDGTIYVTRREEGDILALRDSNKDGRADTQQTVASGFPYANGITIRQNRLYFVTDRELYVADLRPGGKISNPQQLIGDLPDGGQHPNRTLAFGPDGALYVSVGSSCNACDESNEEHATMLRVQPDGSKRTIFARGLRNTIPFGWHPQTGEFWGLDHGTDWRGNDQPPEELNLIQAGQHYGWPFCWGDRQPDVYLSADPEGTTKKEFCAKTEPPVLTYTAHSAPLAMVFYTASQFPAEYRNDAFVTMRGSWNRNPPVGYKVVRLRYENGKPVAFEDFITGFLNDKKSTQFGRPVGIATAPDGSLLFTDDTNGVIYRVSYTGNKQATHQQ; the protein is encoded by the coding sequence ATGAAACTAAATGTGAATCTAGGGTGGATATTTTTTGGCTGTACTTTATTAATTGGTATAGCTCTGCCTGCTAGTTCTCAGCAGCCACAGCAACAACAGATAGAGCGGATGGAAGGCTACTTAGCAACGCCTCAACAGTTAAAATTTGACGAGTCGCTACTGAAGCAATTAAACTTACCAGCGGGATTTGAGATTAATGTATTTGCTAAAGATCTTGGTAATCCGCGCAATTTAGCAATTGCTCCTGACGGCACAATTTATGTCACTCGCCGCGAAGAGGGCGACATTTTGGCACTTCGAGACAGCAATAAGGACGGACGCGCTGACACGCAGCAAACTGTTGCGTCGGGTTTTCCCTACGCAAATGGCATTACCATTCGCCAAAATCGTCTCTACTTTGTTACGGATCGAGAGTTGTATGTAGCAGATTTACGACCAGGCGGAAAAATTAGCAACCCGCAACAACTCATCGGTGACTTACCCGATGGCGGACAGCACCCAAATCGTACTCTTGCCTTTGGTCCTGATGGGGCGCTTTATGTTTCAGTTGGTAGTTCTTGTAATGCCTGTGACGAGTCTAACGAAGAACACGCGACGATGCTGCGAGTGCAACCAGATGGTAGCAAGCGGACGATTTTTGCACGGGGATTGCGAAATACGATTCCCTTTGGCTGGCATCCACAAACAGGGGAGTTTTGGGGTCTAGATCACGGTACTGATTGGCGCGGTAACGACCAACCGCCAGAGGAACTGAACTTAATTCAAGCCGGACAACATTATGGCTGGCCCTTCTGTTGGGGCGATCGCCAACCAGATGTATATTTATCAGCAGATCCCGAAGGTACGACCAAGAAAGAATTTTGTGCCAAGACCGAACCGCCCGTTCTAACTTACACTGCTCATAGTGCGCCTTTAGCGATGGTATTTTATACAGCTTCACAGTTTCCCGCCGAATATCGCAATGATGCCTTCGTCACCATGCGCGGTTCGTGGAATCGCAATCCTCCTGTAGGATATAAAGTCGTGCGATTGCGTTACGAGAATGGCAAACCAGTGGCTTTTGAAGACTTTATTACTGGATTTCTCAATGACAAGAAATCGACACAGTTTGGTAGACCAGTTGGCATTGCTACAGCTCCAGATGGTTCTCTACTATTTACTGATGATACGAATGGTGTAATTTATCGCGTCTCCTACACGGGTAACAAGCAGGCAACTCATCAGCAGTAA
- a CDS encoding exopolysaccharide biosynthesis protein: protein MARLSVELHQFFLEAERPPQVTLAELLLIAGERIFGFLFVLLSLPSALPVPAPGYSIPFGLLIFLLAIQLAIGSQRPWLPQWLADRPIQLEKIRAILDRGLPWLRRIESISRPRLTYVCTSLVGRVVIGIAIALMAVSMMIPIPGTNTLPAIGIFITGFGLLDDDGAISLGGLVVCSIAAVLTTSILISLFVGGYSLFEMFKSGFNTQ from the coding sequence ATGGCTCGACTTTCTGTAGAATTGCATCAGTTCTTTTTAGAAGCAGAACGCCCACCCCAGGTTACACTAGCGGAGCTACTGCTTATAGCAGGGGAGAGAATATTTGGCTTTTTGTTCGTTTTGCTTTCCCTACCTTCTGCCTTGCCAGTTCCCGCACCTGGTTACTCTATCCCCTTTGGGTTGCTCATTTTCCTATTGGCGATTCAGCTAGCAATAGGATCTCAGCGTCCTTGGCTACCGCAATGGTTAGCCGATCGCCCGATTCAATTGGAGAAAATTCGAGCTATTCTAGATCGAGGTCTTCCCTGGTTAAGGCGGATTGAATCAATATCTCGTCCTCGCCTGACCTATGTTTGTACCAGCTTGGTAGGAAGAGTAGTAATTGGAATTGCGATCGCTTTGATGGCTGTCTCCATGATGATTCCCATTCCTGGCACAAACACCTTACCTGCAATTGGCATTTTTATCACCGGATTTGGTTTACTAGATGATGATGGTGCTATTAGTCTAGGTGGTTTAGTGGTTTGCTCGATCGCAGCCGTTCTCACTACGTCGATTTTAATTTCCCTATTTGTAGGTGGCTACAGTTTGTTTGAAATGTTCAAATCTGGGTTTAATACTCAGTAG
- a CDS encoding di-heme oxidoredictase family protein, translating to MDRLKSLPNWLRPTLLLGLILLIVAFVGYQLELTLPGRPPNINNTYTPLTKSPPNSVGSYDVLGYALSKEEADQILQTQEGRELLSADNGAVKVTEELIDLGRDAFYRETFGNEYLFTDVVGVLDGPINLGSVAKAVLALKGEATTNLQIPVDKDVTAGGRTFDAGTVLNTGLDVPKGSLFPLGMVTHIDNAKPRVGISCALCHATVSDKTGRVLEGAINTDINLGALLALASNSAALFRQTDVNPTKITTGQHTYINAEGENAYLPDAKILEDEVDAAMLSWIPGNFVSNGDLKNNSAQVPTSYTHGAWPYAWSGVASIGWFHGLTTLNNAVFGVNADPATTADAAEALAGIDKDTYLGAMLQNASNPKYRLPDAVKPSEFFDKIDPTPGEPGFNEVIRMPEYPKASLFMQNGLMAASPGYQVAEQINAMSAYQNTLAPPPHEATDLETLKRGAAVFNKANCAQCHSGRYFTNHRVIAQKEVKTQPARGPASSGFATKLFVPPDTYPPNVPVPLPPDPPVLPVPTDITPQEDIELAYAQSDPAGGYKVQNLIGLYLSAPYLHDGGVAAGAAAFKQNADGNYEISDRTQLGITGTLMQGILPDPEASLRALLDRDLREPMLAANRNNSDLQRSNVSGEGHAYWVDRAAGFTTGDQTDLIKFLLSIDDDPAVLPKSSR from the coding sequence ATGGATCGGTTAAAGTCTTTACCAAACTGGTTGCGTCCGACTCTTTTACTCGGATTAATTCTTTTGATTGTTGCCTTTGTGGGTTATCAACTTGAGCTAACTCTACCAGGAAGACCGCCAAATATTAATAATACCTATACCCCACTGACAAAATCACCACCAAACTCAGTAGGTTCGTACGATGTGTTGGGTTATGCTCTCAGCAAAGAAGAAGCTGACCAAATCTTGCAAACACAGGAAGGGCGAGAACTGTTATCTGCCGACAATGGCGCAGTTAAAGTAACAGAAGAACTGATAGACCTGGGACGCGATGCTTTTTATCGAGAAACCTTTGGCAACGAGTATCTATTTACCGATGTCGTTGGTGTTTTAGATGGTCCCATCAATCTCGGCAGCGTTGCTAAAGCAGTTTTGGCTTTGAAGGGAGAAGCAACAACTAACCTCCAGATTCCCGTAGATAAAGATGTCACGGCGGGAGGACGCACATTTGATGCCGGCACAGTCCTGAATACTGGTTTAGATGTCCCTAAAGGTTCCCTATTTCCCTTGGGAATGGTGACACATATTGACAATGCAAAACCTCGCGTCGGCATTAGCTGTGCGTTGTGTCATGCTACTGTTAGCGATAAAACTGGGCGCGTTCTAGAAGGGGCAATCAATACAGATATCAATCTCGGTGCGCTGCTGGCGCTAGCGAGTAACTCAGCCGCACTCTTTCGCCAAACAGATGTCAACCCAACCAAAATTACCACGGGTCAGCATACTTACATCAATGCTGAAGGAGAAAACGCATACCTTCCAGATGCAAAAATCCTGGAAGATGAAGTAGACGCTGCGATGCTGTCTTGGATTCCTGGCAACTTTGTCTCTAACGGCGACCTCAAGAATAATTCAGCCCAAGTTCCAACTTCTTACACTCACGGCGCTTGGCCCTATGCGTGGAGTGGTGTTGCTTCTATTGGCTGGTTCCACGGACTAACAACTTTGAACAATGCCGTATTCGGCGTGAATGCCGACCCAGCAACCACAGCAGATGCAGCCGAGGCTCTTGCAGGGATTGATAAAGATACCTATTTGGGGGCAATGCTACAAAATGCATCTAATCCTAAATATCGTTTACCAGACGCAGTTAAACCATCAGAATTCTTTGACAAGATCGATCCGACACCAGGGGAACCAGGCTTCAACGAAGTGATTCGGATGCCAGAATATCCCAAGGCTTCACTGTTCATGCAAAATGGGTTAATGGCAGCCTCGCCAGGATACCAAGTAGCAGAACAAATCAATGCCATGTCTGCGTATCAGAATACATTAGCACCACCTCCCCACGAAGCTACCGATCTGGAGACACTCAAACGCGGTGCGGCAGTTTTTAACAAAGCTAATTGCGCCCAATGTCATAGTGGTAGGTACTTCACCAATCACAGAGTGATTGCCCAAAAGGAAGTCAAGACGCAACCAGCACGGGGACCAGCTTCATCTGGTTTTGCGACTAAGTTGTTCGTACCACCCGACACTTATCCACCAAACGTACCCGTACCTCTACCACCCGATCCGCCAGTGCTACCAGTACCAACGGATATCACACCCCAGGAAGACATCGAACTTGCCTATGCTCAAAGCGATCCGGCTGGTGGTTACAAAGTACAAAATTTAATTGGACTTTACCTGAGTGCGCCTTACTTGCATGATGGTGGTGTGGCAGCTGGCGCAGCAGCCTTTAAACAAAATGCTGATGGTAACTATGAAATTAGCGATCGCACCCAGTTGGGTATAACAGGCACTCTAATGCAGGGTATTTTACCCGATCCAGAGGCAAGTTTGAGAGCATTGCTCGATCGCGATTTACGCGAACCGATGCTGGCGGCTAACCGCAACAATTCTGACTTGCAACGGTCAAACGTCAGCGGTGAAGGACACGCCTACTGGGTCGATCGCGCTGCTGGTTTCACGACTGGCGACCAAACCGACCTAATTAAATTCTTGTTGTCAATTGATGACGATCCAGCAGTGCTACCAAAATCATCTAGATGA
- a CDS encoding DedA family protein: MLDWITNVISRMGYLGITLLMVLENFFPPVPEEIVMPLAGFTVQRGELNFLFVVLAGTTGTVLGAIIWYHVGKLVGEKRLRKWVDKHGKWIGLSGEDIDKSKRWFAKYGGIVVFFGRFIPGIRTYISIPAGLEGMALLPFVLYSSAGTFLWIGILTYAGYVLGQNYQLVEKFLSSASTVFFVLGFVCFGIWVMYRRHKQKQKAKR; the protein is encoded by the coding sequence ATGCTCGATTGGATTACGAATGTTATTTCTAGAATGGGCTATCTGGGTATTACCTTGTTGATGGTGCTGGAAAACTTCTTTCCTCCCGTGCCAGAGGAAATCGTCATGCCATTGGCAGGGTTTACCGTCCAAAGAGGCGAATTAAATTTTCTATTTGTGGTGTTAGCGGGAACAACGGGAACTGTTCTAGGAGCGATAATTTGGTATCACGTTGGCAAGCTGGTAGGTGAAAAGCGGCTGCGGAAATGGGTAGATAAACATGGCAAATGGATCGGTTTATCTGGTGAAGATATCGATAAATCCAAGCGATGGTTTGCTAAATATGGGGGAATTGTCGTGTTCTTCGGTCGATTTATTCCAGGTATTCGCACTTACATTTCCATCCCTGCTGGTTTAGAAGGCATGGCTTTACTACCTTTTGTGTTGTACTCGTCAGCTGGTACTTTTTTGTGGATAGGAATACTAACTTATGCAGGTTACGTGCTAGGGCAAAACTATCAGTTAGTAGAAAAGTTTCTCAGTTCTGCTTCTACAGTTTTCTTCGTATTAGGGTTTGTATGTTTCGGAATTTGGGTGATGTATCGCCGTCACAAGCAGAAACAGAAAGCAAAAAGATAA
- a CDS encoding CAP domain-containing protein gives MNKENLTKNKRQQKRPWKLWIAWTPIALTLVGCEPARDIFSRIPGLGPPATEQPKTPAKSPAVAEMEAEIRQRINDIRQQNNLNPLEHNERLAQVARDYSRQMAREDFFSHTSPSGSTPAQRVSAAGITYLMVGENLFRSTNVPNPISSSVKGWMDSPGHRENILRSAFNQTGVGIWQDGNRFYATQLFMRSLF, from the coding sequence ATGAATAAGGAAAATTTAACCAAAAATAAACGGCAACAAAAACGACCGTGGAAATTATGGATAGCATGGACACCGATCGCCTTAACTCTAGTAGGATGCGAGCCTGCTAGAGATATTTTTTCTAGAATTCCTGGGCTGGGACCACCTGCTACCGAACAGCCAAAAACCCCAGCGAAATCTCCTGCTGTTGCCGAAATGGAAGCAGAGATTCGGCAGCGTATTAACGATATTCGGCAGCAGAATAATTTGAATCCGCTAGAACATAATGAAAGGTTAGCTCAAGTAGCCCGCGATTACAGCCGTCAAATGGCGCGGGAAGATTTCTTCAGCCACACTAGCCCTAGTGGTAGTACCCCAGCGCAAAGAGTCAGTGCCGCAGGCATTACTTATTTAATGGTGGGGGAGAACTTGTTTAGAAGTACCAACGTTCCTAACCCCATTTCCTCATCAGTTAAAGGCTGGATGGATAGCCCAGGACATCGGGAAAACATTCTGCGTTCTGCTTTCAACCAAACAGGTGTTGGGATTTGGCAAGATGGCAACAGATTTTATGCCACGCAATTATTTATGCGATCGCTTTTTTAA
- a CDS encoding sensory rhodopsin transducer, whose amino-acid sequence MQPVGHTKWAIAEGYIPAYSNGPEPQFTSHETVCILNAGDADAHVEITIFYSDKEPVGPYKETVPARRTKHIRFNNLKDPEPIPLDTDFASVIESDVPIVVQHTRLDSRQAENALLSTIAYASN is encoded by the coding sequence ATGCAACCAGTTGGACATACAAAATGGGCAATCGCAGAGGGTTATATCCCAGCTTATAGCAATGGACCCGAACCTCAATTTACCAGCCATGAAACCGTATGTATTCTCAATGCTGGTGACGCAGATGCCCATGTTGAAATAACAATCTTTTACAGCGACAAAGAACCCGTTGGTCCTTACAAAGAAACTGTTCCAGCCCGACGCACGAAACATATTCGCTTCAACAACCTCAAAGATCCAGAACCAATCCCCCTCGACACCGACTTTGCCAGCGTCATTGAGTCGGACGTGCCAATTGTCGTCCAGCATACCCGTTTAGATTCCCGTCAAGCAGAGAACGCCCTTCTCAGCACCATTGCCTACGCTAGCAATTAG
- a CDS encoding bacteriorhodopsin encodes MDWQALWHWLYIAGMAIGAIHFIMLGRNPRGVPRYEYLVAAFIPIWSGLAYLSMVLPGAELEQGKIEVAGQVAHFARYIDWIVTTPLLLLALSWTAMHRLHKKDWTLIASLMATQVIVVVCGLVADLSVIPWVRYLWYINGVVAFFVVLAGIWGPLRAKASSQDSALSSFYTKIATYFTVLWVCYPIVWILGPSGFRVFGQTVDTFLFCLIPLFSKVGFSFLDLHGLRNLSSPDTQTRLDESVGGVMRMMGFATVVAQPRRSQAQRKTRYLSGGMR; translated from the coding sequence ATGGATTGGCAGGCTTTGTGGCATTGGCTTTATATTGCAGGGATGGCGATCGGGGCAATCCACTTCATCATGCTTGGTAGAAATCCTCGTGGTGTCCCCAGATATGAGTATTTAGTTGCCGCTTTTATTCCGATCTGGTCGGGACTGGCATATCTGTCGATGGTTTTACCAGGTGCGGAGTTAGAACAAGGAAAGATTGAGGTGGCGGGACAGGTGGCTCATTTTGCCCGTTACATCGATTGGATTGTCACTACACCGCTATTGTTATTAGCCCTGTCTTGGACGGCAATGCATCGCCTGCACAAAAAAGACTGGACGCTGATTGCCTCTTTAATGGCTACTCAAGTCATTGTAGTTGTTTGCGGTTTAGTTGCCGATCTGTCTGTCATCCCTTGGGTGAGATATTTATGGTACATCAACGGTGTAGTTGCCTTCTTTGTTGTTTTGGCAGGAATTTGGGGACCATTGCGTGCCAAAGCCAGCAGTCAAGACTCAGCTCTGTCTAGTTTTTACACCAAAATTGCTACTTATTTCACAGTGCTATGGGTTTGCTATCCGATTGTCTGGATTCTCGGTCCTTCCGGTTTTCGGGTTTTCGGTCAAACTGTAGATACATTTTTGTTTTGTCTGATTCCCTTGTTTTCCAAAGTCGGATTTAGCTTCTTAGATTTACATGGCTTACGCAATCTCAGCAGTCCTGACACGCAAACTCGTCTTGATGAAAGTGTAGGCGGTGTAATGCGGATGATGGGATTTGCAACTGTCGTAGCACAACCAAGGCGATCGCAAGCACAGAGAAAAACTCGTTATTTATCAGGAGGTATGCGATAA
- a CDS encoding AI-2E family transporter yields MRIGQWLGLFALIVSLYILWQIRQLVLLLFTASVLAVAINQLVRRFGRSGMKRAGAVWLSLGIVVALLTVSFWLIVVPFINQFQDLVELLPSGIERIRQGINWLELRVAPFLPEVPDLNQIIQQIQPYIANLPAQMLAFFSTSVGALLEFLLVLILTLMILVNPQPYRKAFIRCFPAFYRKRVDEILTRCADGLGAWTVGALIEMVFIGALSGIGLWILQVPLALAHAVLAGLLNFIPNIGPTLSVFLPATIAFLDAPWKALAVIVLYIIIQNVESYWLTPTVMAHQVALLPAVTLTAQIFFTTFFGALGLLMALPLAVVAKTWIEETLFKDILDRWQHSS; encoded by the coding sequence ATGAGAATTGGGCAATGGCTAGGATTATTTGCACTGATTGTTTCCCTATACATCCTCTGGCAAATTCGACAGCTAGTGTTACTTTTATTTACAGCATCTGTATTAGCAGTAGCAATTAATCAACTCGTGCGACGATTTGGGCGATCGGGCATGAAACGAGCTGGAGCGGTATGGTTGAGTTTAGGTATTGTTGTTGCTCTACTAACTGTGAGTTTTTGGCTGATTGTAGTTCCCTTTATCAATCAGTTTCAAGACTTGGTAGAACTTTTACCGTCTGGAATAGAACGAATTCGACAAGGAATTAATTGGTTAGAGCTGCGGGTTGCGCCATTTTTGCCAGAAGTTCCCGATTTAAATCAAATTATCCAACAGATTCAGCCTTACATTGCCAATCTCCCAGCACAGATGTTAGCTTTCTTTTCTACCTCTGTGGGTGCGTTGTTAGAATTTTTGCTGGTGCTGATTTTAACTTTAATGATATTAGTTAATCCTCAGCCTTATCGCAAAGCTTTTATCCGTTGTTTTCCCGCATTTTATCGCAAAAGAGTAGATGAAATCCTGACTCGCTGTGCCGATGGTTTGGGTGCGTGGACAGTTGGTGCTTTGATTGAAATGGTATTCATCGGTGCTTTGAGTGGAATTGGTTTGTGGATATTACAAGTACCGCTAGCGTTAGCTCATGCAGTTTTAGCAGGATTACTGAATTTTATTCCCAATATTGGACCTACTCTGAGTGTATTTTTACCTGCGACGATCGCCTTTCTGGATGCACCCTGGAAAGCTCTCGCCGTTATAGTTTTATATATCATCATTCAGAATGTTGAAAGTTACTGGCTAACGCCAACCGTAATGGCTCATCAAGTTGCGCTACTACCAGCAGTTACGCTGACGGCACAAATTTTCTTTACTACTTTTTTTGGGGCTTTGGGATTGCTGATGGCACTTCCCCTCGCAGTAGTTGCTAAAACCTGGATTGAAGAAACTTTGTTTAAAGATATTTTGGATCGGTGGCAGCATTCCTCTTAG